One part of the Mariniblastus fucicola genome encodes these proteins:
- a CDS encoding vWA domain-containing protein gives MLNSIKRWWQIKTGRYETPLDTDVPFWMISLVFHLGLILLLAKVLVPEAATRIIGAINADTEEVIEMDELIPEELDIFETEIEELGAESEDELNAEAAATPMLEFVSDETTAVESPDFETGEIFAAEYTSEVSSTAPALEAVSVRGVAGRSLKHTSGAIDRIAEVIRDRMAEGDLMVVWMFDQSASLRAQRKQIAKQFDRVYQQLARFQELDQSVVQDRDFNPPLLTDIYQFGQTVSPLLPDPTWELEKLRKAVASVQRDDSGKENVMQSVMTVAKKYRSMARVVPRTGKPERNVMVILVTDEAGDDVHLTDQAVRYCVNARVSVYSIGVPAPFGREETEVKWVDPDPEYDQTPQTAIVDQGAETPRPERLRLGFVNGGEDLEQIDSGFGPFYLTRLCYETGGLYFAVHPNRTGTRRVRWGEVRNYASKLTYFFDPEIMRRYQPSYVSVQTYNRTLVENRARMALVQAAEFTRTGQPLRSPRLRFPRLDEGTFVRSVSEAQQDAAFVSPALDNLMRTLKAGEVDREKEEEARWQAGYDLAVGRAIAAKLRASTYNEMLALVKTSLKFDPPKDDKTPQNNTWVLRPSNKVETGSRDAQLAEKAKMYLTRVVKDHPGTPWALIAEKELRVPIGWEWRQAYTEPPKPREPGMNNGNNDRGFERRPMMNRDPKERRPVPRL, from the coding sequence ATGCTCAACAGCATCAAGCGTTGGTGGCAAATCAAAACAGGTCGGTACGAGACGCCGTTGGACACCGACGTGCCGTTTTGGATGATCAGCCTGGTCTTTCATCTTGGCTTGATCCTGTTGCTGGCCAAAGTTCTGGTGCCCGAAGCCGCAACGCGAATCATCGGCGCGATCAATGCCGATACCGAAGAAGTCATCGAGATGGATGAACTGATTCCGGAAGAGCTCGATATCTTCGAGACTGAAATCGAAGAGCTTGGCGCTGAATCCGAAGACGAATTAAACGCTGAAGCCGCCGCGACTCCGATGCTGGAGTTTGTATCCGACGAAACAACTGCGGTCGAAAGTCCGGACTTTGAGACCGGAGAAATCTTCGCGGCTGAGTACACGTCCGAAGTCAGCTCAACAGCGCCTGCGCTGGAAGCTGTTTCAGTTCGCGGCGTCGCCGGTAGATCACTCAAACATACCAGCGGTGCGATCGATCGAATCGCCGAAGTCATCCGGGACCGAATGGCCGAGGGCGACCTGATGGTGGTTTGGATGTTCGATCAGTCAGCGAGCTTGCGGGCTCAGCGGAAACAGATCGCGAAACAGTTCGACCGAGTTTATCAACAGCTTGCACGGTTTCAGGAACTGGACCAATCCGTCGTGCAGGATCGCGATTTCAATCCTCCTTTGCTCACCGACATCTATCAGTTTGGCCAAACGGTTTCTCCCCTGCTGCCCGACCCGACCTGGGAGCTGGAAAAACTTCGCAAGGCCGTAGCGTCAGTTCAGCGTGATGACTCGGGAAAAGAAAACGTCATGCAGTCCGTCATGACCGTTGCCAAAAAATATCGCTCGATGGCCCGTGTGGTTCCGCGGACAGGCAAGCCTGAACGGAACGTGATGGTGATTTTGGTCACCGATGAAGCTGGCGACGATGTTCACCTGACCGACCAGGCGGTTCGCTATTGTGTCAACGCAAGAGTCAGTGTTTATTCAATCGGCGTTCCAGCTCCGTTTGGCCGCGAGGAAACGGAAGTCAAATGGGTTGATCCGGATCCCGAGTACGACCAGACTCCGCAAACCGCGATTGTGGACCAGGGCGCCGAAACGCCTCGCCCAGAGAGATTGCGACTTGGATTCGTGAACGGCGGAGAAGACCTCGAGCAAATCGATTCTGGCTTCGGACCGTTTTATCTGACTCGATTGTGCTACGAAACAGGCGGATTGTACTTTGCTGTCCACCCGAACCGGACGGGAACACGTCGGGTTCGCTGGGGCGAAGTTCGAAACTACGCCTCAAAATTGACTTACTTTTTCGACCCGGAAATCATGCGTCGCTACCAGCCCAGCTACGTTTCGGTACAAACTTACAACAGAACTTTGGTCGAAAACCGGGCCCGCATGGCGTTGGTGCAGGCTGCTGAGTTTACTCGCACGGGTCAACCGCTTCGTTCGCCACGATTGCGATTTCCACGACTCGATGAAGGCACGTTTGTGCGTTCGGTCAGTGAAGCACAGCAGGACGCGGCGTTCGTTTCGCCAGCCCTCGATAACCTGATGCGAACTTTAAAGGCGGGTGAAGTCGATCGCGAGAAAGAAGAAGAAGCTCGCTGGCAAGCCGGTTACGACTTGGCGGTTGGGCGTGCGATCGCGGCCAAGTTACGAGCCAGTACTTACAACGAGATGTTGGCGTTGGTCAAAACGTCGCTGAAGTTTGATCCGCCCAAGGACGACAAGACGCCTCAAAACAATACTTGGGTGCTGCGGCCGTCCAACAAAGTCGAAACCGGAAGCCGTGATGCTCAGCTTGCTGAGAAAGCAAAGATGTATCTCACGCGCGTCGTCAAGGATCATCCGGGGACTCCTTGGGCCTTGATCGCTGAAAAAGAGTTGCGAGTTCCGATCGGCTGGGAGTGGCGACAGGCTTATACCGAGCCGCCGAAGCCGCGCGAGCCGGGTATGAACAACGGCAACAACGACAGGGGATTCGAGCGTCGTCCGATGATGAATCGTGATCCCAAAGAACGTCGTCCTGTGCCGCGGCTGTAG
- a CDS encoding PEP-CTERM sorting domain-containing protein: MNTAGIGVGGSNALSLDVMTAQRSYNAINQNGLTAAAGAGNILTLSADFQVSIGGNALANQNKAFAGLQISDDDDVWWSGTNQGVTKTDFTIARRGANGQIFGINAPGAAIDGWHNVSNFGLVDGVTAGTSDWFKMEIVLTDNGATYDADYNLYDAGGSVIHTYSAATTYASGTTLYGGFTTGYNDVEDGAGTPLVINSVNDVTGVSIDNFSFTGPAAVPEPTSLSLLALGLLGTVAFRRRSL, encoded by the coding sequence GTGAATACGGCGGGAATTGGCGTTGGTGGATCAAACGCACTCTCGCTGGACGTGATGACGGCTCAGCGATCCTACAACGCAATCAACCAGAATGGCCTGACCGCTGCTGCTGGTGCGGGGAATATCCTGACACTGTCAGCCGATTTCCAGGTTTCGATTGGTGGCAATGCATTAGCTAACCAGAACAAAGCGTTTGCTGGACTTCAAATCAGCGACGACGACGACGTGTGGTGGAGCGGAACCAATCAGGGCGTCACCAAAACTGACTTTACGATTGCTCGTCGCGGTGCAAACGGCCAGATCTTTGGCATCAACGCACCGGGCGCTGCGATCGACGGATGGCACAACGTTTCGAACTTTGGATTGGTCGATGGCGTGACTGCCGGAACGAGCGACTGGTTCAAGATGGAAATCGTTCTGACCGACAACGGAGCAACTTACGATGCCGACTACAACCTGTACGACGCTGGCGGATCCGTCATCCACACATACTCGGCGGCGACAACGTACGCTTCCGGAACAACGCTCTACGGCGGTTTCACGACCGGATACAATGACGTTGAAGATGGAGCAGGGACTCCTTTGGTAATCAACTCCGTCAACGACGTGACAGGCGTGTCGATCGACAACTTCTCATTCACCGGCCCCGCAGCCGTCCCTGAACCGACTTCGTTGTCTTTGCTTGCACTTGGTCTTCTCGGAACCGTCGCGTTTCGTCGCAGAAGCCTGTAG
- a CDS encoding protein kinase domain-containing protein produces MSVVDREHFLQCVAKCGVLGKEALDKWLDSIDPDVGSKDLARDLIRKKLATNWQAKMLAKGANRLTLGNYLLTERMTKAEFGDRFAAVHRQLSRAVSIQYLPASVCGTPEARKKVFAFGSKLAEIDHPNLVHVYDIDEERNRIYLVSEAPGGALLEDFLRDQAPLKFDSVAAILAGCLRGLKFAHKKGVVHGGLSGKTVVIKPNGEPQIRGLTQFAVQNALAENPAVANDDLTTLKAIAATMMVAVDDADRESAGYVSLQSAIGDIVTDSEASLSKFEQIVRETAAQRVTNGLNLASSNADSLEAKGSLDGNSDAGPSADVGLPPTKLSGSGVSSKPVSNKPVPSDAGSDGFLTSIARRNPVALICASSFIALLLIGGTVLAASRLVASPTGVAVADVPADDSKAKKVSASVSDSRPEASSAGSRKSESSRSNSKPASNLKSNSPSQSDSPDFRDRKGPLSGSGGLATDATFNKPATETKAVPIEVVQNVGTEPSILADQKSEPESEGTSTTSKAFTIENKKTSVDVEQVLQPGADPFESFPKTVDLPEIASAEQVSLGKLVLEKKHLLGAELLLSPMAHKSQPMFVLNRSTDDRQTWEIGYKKKKRSEPVVFAKLQKTPNELRFNWLPAAAEVEPANFIRNCLVKLSTAKHSHWLALRKPVRIEGFRFGKKVGSVKLEFEIPHMPNPVAISATLGPMDFDRLDSKNYRQKALLDPAVITPNAPARMYFHEDADRFLSLDVIADIRKQLILQAALVIQASPAQPGIVLEDPTAFPQLAAQIRQRAKQEQEKSRLAQASNLKSDEKRAYRSAATKATDQAELTPYYEHVVPQLLEKDIPVTLMYALDDQHRIVLATTVEIEETEKE; encoded by the coding sequence ATGAGCGTTGTTGACCGGGAACATTTTCTCCAGTGCGTCGCCAAATGTGGCGTGCTCGGAAAGGAAGCTCTCGACAAGTGGCTGGACAGCATCGATCCCGATGTCGGTTCGAAGGATTTGGCCCGCGATCTGATTCGCAAAAAACTGGCGACGAACTGGCAAGCCAAAATGCTCGCCAAAGGCGCCAACCGGCTCACGCTGGGGAACTATCTGCTGACTGAGCGGATGACCAAGGCTGAGTTTGGAGATCGCTTCGCCGCCGTCCATCGTCAACTTTCTCGAGCCGTCTCGATTCAGTACTTGCCGGCAAGCGTCTGCGGAACGCCCGAAGCCAGAAAGAAAGTGTTTGCCTTCGGCAGCAAGCTCGCGGAAATCGATCACCCCAACCTCGTTCACGTTTACGATATCGACGAAGAACGCAATCGAATCTATCTGGTTTCTGAAGCTCCCGGCGGCGCGTTGCTGGAAGACTTTCTTCGCGACCAGGCACCGCTGAAGTTCGATTCGGTCGCTGCGATCCTGGCAGGATGTCTGCGAGGGTTGAAGTTTGCCCACAAGAAAGGCGTCGTGCATGGCGGCCTTTCGGGGAAGACCGTTGTTATCAAGCCCAATGGCGAACCTCAGATACGCGGCTTGACCCAGTTCGCAGTTCAGAATGCGTTGGCAGAGAATCCTGCCGTGGCGAACGATGACCTGACGACTCTTAAGGCCATCGCGGCAACCATGATGGTCGCGGTAGATGACGCTGATCGCGAAAGTGCGGGCTATGTCTCGCTACAATCGGCCATCGGCGACATCGTTACGGATTCAGAAGCTTCGTTGTCGAAGTTTGAACAGATCGTTCGGGAGACCGCTGCGCAGCGCGTCACAAACGGGCTGAATCTCGCTTCGTCGAATGCGGATTCGTTGGAGGCGAAGGGTTCGCTTGATGGTAATTCTGATGCCGGACCCAGTGCCGATGTGGGTTTGCCGCCGACTAAACTTTCTGGCAGTGGTGTTTCGAGTAAGCCTGTTTCGAATAAGCCTGTGCCGTCGGATGCTGGCTCAGATGGCTTCTTGACGTCAATCGCTCGACGAAATCCCGTCGCACTGATTTGCGCAAGCTCGTTCATCGCTCTGCTGCTGATCGGCGGGACCGTTTTGGCTGCATCGCGTCTGGTAGCCAGCCCGACTGGCGTTGCTGTGGCGGACGTTCCTGCAGACGATAGCAAAGCGAAAAAAGTTTCGGCCTCGGTTTCCGATTCGAGGCCCGAAGCCAGTTCTGCCGGTTCGCGGAAATCAGAAAGTTCCCGAAGCAACTCCAAACCCGCCTCCAATCTCAAATCCAACTCTCCAAGCCAAAGCGATTCGCCTGATTTTCGTGATCGCAAGGGTCCGCTTTCAGGATCCGGCGGACTGGCGACAGATGCGACGTTCAATAAACCGGCCACGGAAACGAAAGCCGTGCCGATTGAAGTTGTGCAGAACGTAGGAACCGAGCCGTCAATATTGGCGGATCAGAAGAGTGAGCCCGAGTCAGAGGGAACGTCGACGACGTCCAAAGCGTTTACGATCGAGAACAAAAAGACGTCGGTAGATGTGGAGCAAGTTCTGCAGCCGGGTGCTGATCCGTTCGAGAGTTTTCCAAAGACCGTTGACCTTCCGGAGATTGCGAGTGCCGAGCAGGTTTCGTTGGGCAAGTTGGTCCTTGAGAAGAAGCACTTGCTGGGCGCCGAGCTGTTGTTGTCGCCGATGGCACACAAAAGCCAACCGATGTTTGTCCTGAACCGATCGACCGATGACCGGCAGACCTGGGAGATCGGCTACAAGAAGAAAAAGAGATCCGAGCCGGTCGTGTTTGCGAAACTGCAGAAAACGCCCAACGAGCTTCGATTCAACTGGCTTCCTGCCGCAGCCGAAGTCGAACCCGCGAACTTTATTCGCAACTGCCTTGTCAAACTTTCGACGGCCAAACACTCTCATTGGCTGGCCTTGCGTAAACCGGTCAGGATCGAAGGTTTTCGTTTTGGCAAAAAAGTGGGCAGCGTAAAACTTGAGTTCGAGATTCCCCACATGCCAAATCCGGTTGCAATTTCAGCCACGCTTGGGCCGATGGATTTCGACCGCCTGGATTCGAAAAACTATCGACAGAAAGCCCTGTTGGATCCCGCTGTAATCACTCCCAACGCTCCTGCCCGGATGTACTTTCACGAAGACGCCGATCGATTTTTGTCGCTCGACGTGATCGCGGACATTCGAAAGCAGCTGATCCTGCAAGCCGCGTTGGTGATTCAGGCTTCGCCCGCTCAGCCAGGAATCGTGTTGGAGGATCCCACGGCGTTTCCGCAGCTCGCGGCCCAGATTCGCCAGCGGGCAAAGCAGGAACAGGAAAAATCAAGGTTGGCTCAGGCCAGCAATTTGAAGTCCGATGAGAAACGGGCCTATCGGAGTGCTGCGACGAAAGCCACCGATCAGGCCGAACTGACTCCTTATTACGAACATGTCGTTCCGCAGCTGTTGGAGAAAGACATTCCGGTCACGTTGATGTATGCTCTCGACGACCAGCACCGGATTGTGTTGGCGACCACGGTGGAAATCGAAGAGACGGAAAAAGAGTAG
- the mqnC gene encoding cyclic dehypoxanthinyl futalosine synthase, protein MTAKLHSNILSKAVAGERLTFEDGLALTTCDDLAALGSAANAVTRRLHPENYRTYNIDRNINYTNVCTAVCDFCAFYRGPKSDEGYVLPREVLLKKIEETVALGGDQILLQGGLHPKFKLDWYEEMLGDIKQHFPQINVHGFSPPEIHHFTKVNNLSLHDVLSRLKDAGLGSLPGGGAEILVDRVRDEITRGKVMTDDWLNVMRVWHQLGGHSSATMMFGHAETLDERIQHLQRVRDLQDETGGFTAFICWTFQPDNTEMSEYPPAGSFEYLKMQAIARLFLDNVPSIQSSWVTQGLKIGQLSLMFGANDMGSLMIEENVVAEAGTVHYLTLDQIREAISEFGFEPRQRDVHYELLPEEHENRAVNANRKWVSDREKATPDASVVQLA, encoded by the coding sequence ATGACTGCCAAACTGCATAGCAACATTCTGTCGAAAGCCGTCGCTGGCGAACGCTTGACCTTCGAAGACGGTCTCGCGTTGACCACTTGCGATGATCTGGCCGCACTCGGTTCGGCTGCCAATGCCGTGACGCGACGTTTGCACCCCGAAAACTATCGCACGTACAACATCGACCGAAACATTAACTACACCAACGTCTGCACCGCGGTTTGCGATTTCTGTGCTTTCTATCGTGGCCCGAAAAGCGACGAGGGCTACGTGCTGCCGCGGGAAGTTCTGCTCAAGAAGATCGAGGAAACGGTGGCTCTGGGAGGCGACCAGATTTTGCTGCAGGGCGGCTTGCACCCAAAGTTTAAACTCGACTGGTACGAGGAAATGCTGGGCGACATCAAACAGCATTTCCCTCAAATTAACGTGCACGGATTTAGCCCGCCCGAAATTCACCACTTCACCAAAGTCAACAATCTTTCGCTGCACGACGTCCTGTCGCGACTGAAGGACGCTGGCCTGGGTTCGCTACCCGGCGGTGGTGCAGAGATTTTGGTTGATCGTGTTCGAGACGAAATCACACGCGGCAAAGTGATGACCGATGACTGGCTCAATGTGATGCGAGTCTGGCACCAACTCGGTGGTCATAGCAGTGCGACGATGATGTTTGGCCATGCGGAAACGCTGGACGAAAGAATCCAGCATCTGCAGCGCGTTCGGGACTTACAGGACGAAACTGGCGGATTCACGGCGTTCATCTGCTGGACGTTCCAACCCGACAATACGGAGATGTCCGAGTATCCTCCGGCCGGCTCATTTGAGTATCTGAAGATGCAGGCGATCGCCAGGCTGTTCCTCGACAACGTGCCTTCGATCCAGTCCAGCTGGGTGACTCAGGGGCTGAAAATCGGGCAACTGTCGCTCATGTTCGGAGCCAACGATATGGGCAGTTTGATGATTGAGGAAAATGTCGTCGCGGAAGCCGGTACGGTCCACTATCTGACGCTGGACCAGATTCGCGAAGCAATCTCGGAGTTCGGCTTCGAGCCTCGACAGAGAGACGTGCACTATGAGCTTTTGCCTGAAGAGCATGAGAACCGTGCCGTCAACGCGAACCGAAAGTGGGTTTCGGATCGGGAAAAAGCGACGCCTGACGCCAGCGTTGTGCAGCTCGCGTAG
- a CDS encoding menaquinone biosynthetic enzyme MqnA/MqnD family protein produces the protein MSQRRKRIGAVSYLNTKPLVSGLDMVNDRYELVFDLPSRLADRLASGELDVALIPSVEATLNPDYRIVSDACIGCRGPVWSVKLLSKVPPEQIRTLALDEGSRTSRALSRVILANKFHCQPALSNLSMEAEWRNSPTDAVLIIGDRAMNLDRGDFEHEWDLGEVWNKWTGLPFVFAMWVAREADQLDFLAELLSGARDHGLQQLDKLAAENHAAYGLSEQQCEDYLKNRLHFWLGADEKRALCLFFEYASGLSIVPQNTELEFHDCQTA, from the coding sequence ATGTCCCAACGCCGAAAACGCATCGGAGCTGTTTCTTACCTCAACACCAAACCGTTGGTGTCGGGGCTGGACATGGTCAACGACCGTTATGAACTGGTATTCGATCTGCCCAGTCGCCTCGCCGACCGGCTTGCCAGCGGAGAGTTGGACGTGGCTCTGATCCCATCGGTTGAAGCGACGCTGAATCCGGACTATCGAATCGTGTCAGACGCTTGCATTGGATGCCGCGGACCGGTGTGGAGTGTCAAGCTGCTGTCGAAAGTTCCGCCTGAACAAATCAGGACCCTGGCTTTGGACGAAGGTTCCCGAACCAGCCGCGCGTTGAGTCGTGTGATTTTGGCGAACAAGTTTCATTGCCAACCGGCGCTGTCGAATTTGTCGATGGAAGCCGAATGGCGCAATTCACCGACCGACGCGGTTTTGATTATTGGTGATCGCGCCATGAATCTCGACCGGGGCGATTTCGAACACGAATGGGATCTGGGCGAAGTCTGGAACAAGTGGACGGGATTGCCATTCGTTTTCGCGATGTGGGTTGCTCGTGAAGCAGATCAACTGGACTTTCTCGCAGAGCTACTTTCCGGTGCTCGCGACCACGGCTTGCAGCAACTGGACAAGCTTGCCGCAGAAAACCACGCCGCCTACGGTCTCAGTGAACAGCAGTGCGAGGACTATCTGAAAAACCGACTCCATTTCTGGCTCGGCGCCGACGAAAAAAGAGCGCTCTGCCTGTTTTTTGAATATGCTTCCGGGCTATCGATCGTTCCCCAAAACACAGAACTTGAATTCCATGACTGCCAAACTGCATAG
- the argC gene encoding N-acetyl-gamma-glutamyl-phosphate reductase — protein MTDKINVGIVGATGYTALELIKLLLRHPNVQITRITSRDESHPHLSDVHTSLRDRLDLRFEHLEMDRFPEGVDCVFCCLPHAASAAVVGQLLDANLKVIDFSADYRLNDVASFETWYGVEHPDAARIGSVAYGIPELFREQIKTSKLVANPGCFPSSAILPLAPLFKNGLVQSSPLIVDSKTGVSGAGRKANLKFHFPECNESITAYGVGTHRHMPEIDQILNRFCGSETEAVFTPHLVPMDRGILSTIYLQRCDGIEEDQLMDCLNEYYRHEPFVRVTSQIPSTKDVSGTNFCDITVRSCRGTTIIVSALDNMIKGASGAAVQNFNVMHGFEETLGLL, from the coding sequence ATGACAGACAAAATCAATGTAGGCATCGTCGGGGCAACCGGATACACGGCTCTGGAGCTAATCAAGCTGCTGTTGCGCCACCCGAACGTCCAGATCACAAGGATCACGTCTCGCGACGAAAGCCATCCGCATCTTTCGGACGTGCATACGTCACTGCGCGATCGTCTGGACTTGCGGTTTGAGCATTTGGAAATGGATCGGTTTCCCGAGGGAGTCGATTGCGTGTTCTGCTGTTTGCCTCACGCGGCATCGGCCGCAGTGGTCGGGCAATTGTTGGACGCCAATCTGAAAGTCATCGACTTCAGTGCCGACTATCGACTCAACGATGTGGCTTCGTTTGAAACCTGGTACGGTGTTGAGCATCCGGACGCGGCCAGGATCGGCAGCGTGGCTTATGGGATTCCCGAGCTGTTTCGTGAGCAGATCAAAACGTCCAAACTGGTCGCCAATCCCGGCTGCTTCCCAAGTTCCGCGATTCTGCCATTGGCTCCGCTGTTCAAGAACGGACTCGTTCAAAGCAGCCCTCTGATCGTGGACTCAAAGACAGGCGTTTCCGGGGCGGGCCGTAAAGCGAATCTCAAGTTTCACTTTCCCGAATGTAACGAATCGATCACCGCTTACGGAGTTGGCACGCATCGGCACATGCCCGAGATCGACCAGATTCTGAATCGATTTTGCGGTTCCGAAACGGAGGCTGTTTTTACGCCTCACCTTGTTCCGATGGATCGCGGTATCCTGTCGACCATTTACCTGCAACGCTGCGATGGAATTGAGGAAGATCAGCTAATGGACTGCCTCAACGAGTATTATCGCCACGAGCCATTTGTTCGGGTGACCAGTCAGATTCCGTCCACGAAAGACGTCTCCGGCACGAACTTTTGCGACATTACCGTAAGATCCTGCCGTGGAACGACGATCATTGTCAGTGCCCTCGATAACATGATAAAAGGGGCCTCCGGCGCGGCCGTGCAGAACTTCAACGTAATGCACGGATTTGAGGAAACGCTGGGGCTTCTTTAG